One Telluria mixta DNA window includes the following coding sequences:
- a CDS encoding TonB-dependent receptor encodes MNNKRLTLRHDAIRHATAILIALAASGGQAWAQSNATTTIFGEVRGPAGTSVVIENLATGVQRTVSPDAAGRYAATSMPPGRYAVKVVRGGAVEASREVEAVVGSGVEASFGDGGMQTVVVAATRSFIDVSNTNNGVVFTAKELKALPVANDVASVVQLTPGVNRGTNSQYGNAPQISGSGQSENAFYVNGFPVTNILTQVGASELPFGAIANMQVLSGGYGAEFGRSTGGVINITTKSGGNRFEFGGKLQYLPARLRAAPENTYYPQTGANPDTDGKLLYWNHDNTTRTRVAGLYGGGPLIRNKLFAFVALERTITDSESVGAASSAGTTSRTGWSTSHSTVNRYLAKLDYNLTDDHHFEYTKVFDRTVGRSQAYGFDYATLTRDGKPGGAGQETINCCGAAAAPGANADIVKYTGYLRDDLTVTALYGDSRTTHRRIPDGYDPSLAQTSSTVSTQVPGLVYNNPQTVTGSLVDPATEDRQKGLRLDVEYKLGNHGLRAGIDRIEVESLVGQTLAGGYRWTYRKASDPNRAINGAFETPAQGGGYGLQGYYVSKDINTNLARPTSVQSAQYLQDHWQVAERVLLDLGVRREQFTNYTTSGDAFISQRNMIAPRFGATWDVKGDSSLKVFANAGRYHLPVPSNLSSNMASPLLSTSQFYTYTGVDPATGAPTGLHPISNAYSANNFYGKGRDAREVTAVGLKPLSQDEFSLGFEQALTRQLVVGGNLLYRRLNDTNDDTCDQRPIDAWAARNNVDASHWGGFQCTIMNPGRDNSLMIDFNDGRGLRRVDIAAAEWGNPLPERRYKALTVFLEHPFSNGWYGKVTYTLSALKGNMEGQTDTIGGGDVALTVSDDHKELMYNAYGYLPSDHRHQIKAYGFAQLLPELTVGANLALVSGAPRNCIGALPDDLRFDGDYGDAYFYCNSQPAPRGSQGRLPWQVQLDLNAAWSPARLKGLILRVDVFNVLDRQTVTRYNETREEAGAINRHYLEVAGRASPRAVRLTAEYNF; translated from the coding sequence ATGAACAACAAGCGCCTCACACTGCGGCACGACGCCATCCGGCACGCCACCGCCATCCTGATCGCCCTGGCCGCGAGCGGCGGCCAGGCCTGGGCGCAGTCGAACGCCACCACGACGATCTTCGGCGAGGTGCGCGGGCCGGCGGGGACAAGCGTCGTCATCGAGAACCTGGCGACCGGCGTCCAGCGCACCGTGAGTCCGGATGCGGCCGGACGGTACGCGGCCACGTCGATGCCGCCGGGCCGCTACGCCGTGAAGGTGGTGCGCGGCGGTGCCGTCGAGGCGAGCCGCGAGGTGGAGGCGGTCGTCGGCTCCGGTGTCGAAGCCAGCTTCGGCGACGGCGGCATGCAGACCGTGGTGGTGGCGGCGACCCGCTCGTTCATCGACGTGTCCAACACGAACAACGGCGTCGTCTTCACCGCGAAGGAATTGAAGGCGCTGCCCGTGGCGAACGACGTTGCGTCCGTCGTCCAGCTGACGCCGGGCGTGAACCGCGGAACGAACAGCCAGTATGGCAATGCGCCGCAGATCTCGGGTTCGGGCCAGTCGGAAAACGCGTTCTACGTGAACGGCTTCCCCGTCACGAACATCCTCACGCAGGTGGGCGCGTCCGAGCTGCCGTTCGGCGCCATCGCCAACATGCAGGTACTGTCGGGCGGCTATGGCGCGGAGTTCGGACGGTCGACGGGCGGCGTCATCAACATCACGACGAAAAGCGGCGGGAACAGGTTCGAATTTGGCGGGAAGCTGCAATACCTGCCAGCCCGCCTGCGTGCGGCGCCCGAGAACACGTATTATCCGCAGACCGGCGCCAATCCGGACACGGACGGCAAACTGCTGTACTGGAACCACGACAACACGACGCGCACCCGCGTCGCGGGCCTGTACGGCGGCGGTCCACTCATCCGCAACAAGCTGTTCGCGTTCGTCGCGCTGGAACGCACGATCACCGACAGCGAGAGCGTCGGCGCCGCGAGCAGCGCGGGCACGACATCGCGCACCGGCTGGAGCACGTCGCACTCGACGGTCAACCGCTACCTGGCCAAGCTCGATTACAACCTGACGGACGATCACCACTTCGAATACACGAAAGTGTTTGACCGCACGGTGGGCCGCAGCCAGGCCTACGGCTTCGATTACGCGACCCTGACGCGCGATGGCAAGCCGGGCGGCGCCGGCCAGGAGACGATCAACTGCTGCGGCGCGGCCGCCGCGCCCGGCGCGAACGCCGACATCGTCAAATACACGGGCTATCTGCGCGACGACCTCACGGTGACGGCGCTGTACGGCGACTCGCGCACGACCCACCGGCGCATCCCGGACGGCTACGATCCGTCACTGGCCCAGACGTCGTCGACCGTGTCCACGCAGGTGCCGGGCCTCGTCTACAACAACCCGCAGACTGTGACGGGCAGCTTGGTCGACCCGGCGACGGAAGACCGCCAGAAAGGCTTGCGCCTGGACGTCGAGTACAAGCTGGGCAACCACGGACTGCGCGCCGGTATCGACCGCATCGAAGTGGAATCCCTCGTGGGCCAGACGCTGGCGGGCGGCTATCGCTGGACGTACCGCAAGGCCAGCGATCCGAACCGCGCCATCAACGGCGCGTTCGAGACCCCGGCCCAGGGCGGCGGCTACGGCCTCCAGGGCTATTACGTCAGCAAGGACATCAACACGAACCTGGCGCGCCCGACGAGCGTGCAGTCGGCGCAATACCTCCAGGACCACTGGCAGGTCGCGGAGCGTGTGCTGCTCGACCTGGGCGTGCGCCGCGAGCAGTTCACGAACTATACGACGAGCGGCGATGCGTTCATCTCGCAGCGGAACATGATCGCGCCGCGTTTCGGTGCCACATGGGACGTGAAGGGCGACAGTTCGCTGAAGGTGTTTGCCAACGCGGGCCGCTACCACCTGCCGGTGCCCTCCAACCTGTCCAGCAACATGGCGAGCCCGCTGCTGTCGACCAGCCAGTTCTACACCTATACGGGCGTCGACCCGGCTACTGGTGCACCGACCGGGCTGCATCCGATCAGCAATGCCTACTCGGCCAACAACTTCTACGGCAAGGGCCGCGATGCGCGCGAGGTGACGGCGGTCGGCCTGAAACCACTGTCGCAGGACGAGTTCTCGCTGGGGTTCGAGCAGGCGTTGACCCGCCAGCTGGTCGTCGGCGGTAACCTGCTGTACCGCCGCCTGAACGACACGAACGACGACACGTGCGACCAGCGTCCAATCGACGCCTGGGCGGCCCGCAACAACGTCGACGCCAGCCACTGGGGCGGCTTTCAGTGCACGATCATGAATCCGGGCCGCGACAACAGCCTCATGATCGACTTCAACGACGGCCGTGGCCTGCGCCGCGTCGACATCGCGGCGGCCGAGTGGGGCAACCCATTGCCGGAGCGCCGGTACAAGGCATTGACCGTCTTCCTCGAACACCCGTTCAGCAACGGGTGGTACGGCAAGGTCACGTACACGCTGTCCGCACTGAAGGGGAATATGGAAGGCCAGACGGATACGATCGGCGGTGGCGACGTGGCGCTCACCGTCAGCGACGACCATAAAGAGCTGATGTACAACGCGTACGGCTACCTGCCGAGCGACCACCGCCACCAGATCAAGGCCTATGGCTTCGCGCAGTTGCTGCCGGAACTGACGGTGGGCGCGAACCTGGCGCTGGTCTCCGGCGCGCCACGCAACTGCATCGGTGCGCTGCCCGACGACCTGCGCTTCGACGGCGACTACGGCGATGCCTACT